A genomic stretch from Dama dama isolate Ldn47 chromosome 10, ASM3311817v1, whole genome shotgun sequence includes:
- the LOC133063484 gene encoding AP-2 complex subunit mu encodes MIGGLFIYNHKGEVLISRVYRDDIGRNAVDAFRVNVIHARQQVRSPVTNIARTSFFHVKRSNIWLAAVTKQNVNAAMVFEFLYKMCDVMAAYFGKISEENIKNNFVLIYELLDEILDFGYPQNSETGALKTFITQQGIKSQHQTKEEQSQITSQVTGQIGWRREGIKYRRNELFLDVLESVNLLMSPQGQVLSAHVSGRVVMKSYLSGMPECKFGMNDKIVIEKQGKGTADETSKSGKQSIAIDDCTFHQCVRLSKFDSERSISFIPPDGEFELMRYRTTKDIILPFRVIPLVREVGRTKLEVKVVIKSNFKPSLLAQKIEVRIPTPLNTSGVQVICMKGKAKYKASENAIVWKIKRMAGMKESQISAEIELLPTNDKKKWARPPISMNFEVPFAPSGLKVRYLKVFEPKLNYSDHDVIKWVRYIGRSGIYETRC; translated from the coding sequence ATGATTGGAGGCTTATTCATCTATAATCACAAGGGGGAGGTGCTCATCTCCAGGGTCTACCGAGATGACATCGGGAGGAATGCAGTGGACGCCTTTCGGGTCAATGTTATCCACGCCCGGCAGCAGGTGCGCAGCCCCGTCACCAACATCGCTCGCACCAGTTTCTTCCATGTTAAACGGTCCAACATCTGGCTGGCAGCTGTCACCAAGCAGAATGTCAATGCTGCCATGGTCTTCGAATTCCTCTATAAGATGTGTGACGTAATGGCTGCCTACTTTGGCAAGATCAGTGAAGAAAACATCAAGAACAATTTTGTGCTCATATATGAGCTGCTGGATGAGATCCTAGACTTTGGCTACCCACAGAACTCGGAGACAGGTGCACTGAAAACCTTCATCACCCAACAGGGCATCAAGAGCCAGCATCAGACAAAAGAAGAGCAGTCTCAGATCACCAGCCAGGTGACCGGGCAGATTGGCTGGCGGCGGGAGGGCATCAAGTATCGCCGGAATGAGCTCTTCCTGGATGTGCTGGAGAGTGTGAACCTTCTCATGTCCCCGCAAGGGCAGGTCCTAAGCGCCCATGTGTCAGGCCGGGTGGTAATGAAGAGCTATCTGAGTGGCATGCCTGAGTGCAAGTTTGGAATGAATGACAAGATCGTCATTgagaagcaaggcaaaggcaCAGCTGATGAAACAAGCAAGAGCGGGAAGCAATCAATTGCCATTGATGACTGCACCTTCCACCAGTGTGTGCGACTCAGCAAGTTTGATTCTGAACGCAGCATCAGCTTTATCCCACCAGATGGAGAATTTGAACTCATGAGGTATCGCACCACCAAGGACATCATCCTTCCTTTTCGCGTGATCCCCCTAGTTCGGGAAGTGGGACGCACCAAGCTGGAGGTCAAGGTGGTCATTAAGTCTAACTTCAAACCCTCACTACTGGCTCAGAAGATTGAGGTGCGGATCCCAACCCCACTGAACACTAGCGGGGTGCAGGTAATCTGCATGAAGGGGAAGGCCAAGTATAAGGCCAGCGAGAACGCCATCGTGTGGAAGATCAAGCGCATGGCAGGCATGAAGGAATCCCAAATCAGCGCTGAGATTGAGCTGCTGCCCACCAACGACAAGAAGAAATGGGCTCGACCCCCCATTTCAATGAACTTTGAGGTGCCATTCGCACCTTCTGGCCTCAAGGTGCGCTACTTGAAGGTGTTTGAACCGAAGCTGAACTACAGCGACCACGATGTCATCAAATGGGTGCGCTACATTGGCCGCAGCGGCATTTATGAGACCCGCTGCTAG